The following are from one region of the Candidatus Thermokryptus mobilis genome:
- a CDS encoding PorV/PorQ family protein, protein MKRIFLFVLLISGALFSQSKVGTTAAPFLGIAVGPRAISMGGAFTAFAGDVSTLYWNPAGASRIGINEIMISHTNWIFGTSFDWVGVSVAIDRNNSIGLSITRLDYGEEEVTTIDYPEGTGERWEAYDIAIGLSYARNLTDRFSVGGTVKFIQQKLWNERATGFALDIGVLFITEFRGLKLGASISNFGTEMQLDGKDLFVIYDPDPTITGNNSAISAKLKTDSWPLPLLFRVGASIDIFKNEMNYLTISIDALHPNDNTESLNAGFEYSFKDIIYLRAGYKSLFQKDSQEGFTAGVGLRYKLGNLGFKFDYAYQDFGILKNIQSLSLSVQF, encoded by the coding sequence ATGAAAAGGATATTTTTGTTTGTTTTGTTAATTTCTGGGGCGCTTTTCAGCCAATCAAAAGTTGGCACAACAGCTGCTCCGTTTCTTGGGATTGCCGTTGGACCAAGGGCAATAAGTATGGGTGGGGCATTTACTGCTTTTGCCGGTGATGTGAGCACTTTGTATTGGAACCCAGCCGGCGCCTCAAGAATCGGGATAAACGAAATCATGATTTCGCATACAAATTGGATATTTGGAACAAGCTTTGATTGGGTTGGGGTTTCTGTTGCAATTGATAGAAATAATTCCATAGGATTGAGTATAACTCGGCTTGACTATGGTGAGGAAGAAGTAACAACGATTGATTATCCTGAAGGGACAGGGGAAAGATGGGAGGCATATGATATAGCAATAGGGCTATCTTACGCCAGAAATTTAACAGATAGATTTTCAGTTGGAGGAACGGTTAAGTTTATACAGCAAAAACTTTGGAACGAAAGGGCAACAGGGTTTGCGCTTGATATAGGTGTCTTATTTATAACTGAATTCAGAGGGTTGAAACTTGGGGCGAGCATATCAAATTTCGGAACCGAAATGCAACTTGACGGGAAAGACCTTTTTGTGATTTACGACCCTGATCCGACAATTACAGGCAACAACTCAGCAATAAGCGCAAAGTTAAAAACCGATTCCTGGCCATTGCCTCTTCTTTTCAGAGTCGGCGCTTCAATTGACATTTTCAAAAATGAGATGAATTATCTAACTATCTCAATTGACGCACTTCACCCGAATGATAACACCGAGAGTTTAAATGCTGGTTTTGAATATAGCTTTAAAGATATCATTTACCTTAGGGCTGGATATAAATCGCTGTTCCAAAAGGACTCGCAAGAGGGATTTACTGCTGGAGTTGGATTAAGATATAAACTTGGTAATCTCGGCTTTAAATTTGACTATGCTTATCAGGATTTCGGAATTTTGAAAAATATTCAATCGCTTTCTTTGTCGGTTCAATTTTAA